One Methylobacterium oryzae DNA window includes the following coding sequences:
- a CDS encoding amidase family protein, producing MQLWRLTATDLAALIRSGQVSAREVARDALDRLDAVNGRINAVVEHRPEDVLAQADAVDAARARGEAPGPLAGVPVTVKVNADQRGFATTNGLRLQRDLVATDDNPVVANLRRAGAVLLGRTNTPAFSLRWFTTNQLHGDTKNPRDPALTPGGSSGGAGAAVAAGIGAIAHGTDIAGSVRYPAYACGVHGLRPSLGRIPAWNASSPERGIGPQLMAVSGPLARSIADVRLGLEVMAAPDPRDPWWVPAPLEGPPVAREVALCVRPGGLATAPEVEAALREAARRLSEAGWAVTEIADTPPIREACELQLQLWLGDGYAAVRAAAEREGDPAAIGLLESFRPRAEAMAPDAIARALTRRATLARDWALFLAENPVLLVPVSGELPFPDGLDRTGDAGIARAFEANLLQVGLAPIGVPALTVTTGLVGRTPVGVQLVAARYREDLCLAAGAAIEAGGVPEMPVDSA from the coding sequence ATGCAGCTCTGGCGTCTGACGGCGACCGACCTCGCGGCCCTGATCCGCTCCGGCCAGGTCTCGGCCCGGGAGGTGGCGCGGGACGCCCTCGACCGGCTCGACGCGGTCAACGGGCGGATCAACGCCGTGGTCGAGCACCGGCCCGAGGACGTGCTGGCGCAGGCGGACGCGGTGGACGCCGCCCGGGCGCGCGGCGAGGCCCCCGGTCCGCTGGCGGGCGTGCCGGTCACCGTCAAGGTCAACGCCGACCAGCGCGGCTTCGCGACGACGAACGGCCTGCGCCTCCAGCGCGATCTCGTGGCCACGGACGACAATCCCGTCGTCGCCAACCTGCGCCGGGCCGGCGCCGTGCTGCTCGGGCGGACCAACACCCCGGCCTTCTCGCTGCGCTGGTTCACCACGAACCAGCTCCACGGCGACACCAAGAATCCCCGCGACCCGGCGCTGACGCCCGGCGGCTCCTCCGGGGGCGCCGGCGCCGCGGTGGCGGCCGGGATCGGGGCGATCGCGCACGGCACCGACATCGCCGGCTCGGTGCGCTACCCGGCCTATGCCTGCGGGGTGCACGGGCTGCGCCCGAGCCTAGGCCGGATCCCGGCCTGGAACGCGTCCTCGCCCGAGCGCGGCATCGGTCCCCAGCTGATGGCGGTCTCCGGCCCGCTCGCCCGCAGCATCGCCGACGTGCGCCTCGGCCTCGAGGTCATGGCGGCGCCCGACCCGCGCGACCCGTGGTGGGTGCCGGCACCGCTCGAGGGACCGCCCGTCGCGCGCGAGGTCGCGCTCTGCGTGCGGCCCGGGGGGCTCGCCACCGCACCGGAGGTCGAGGCCGCCCTGCGCGAGGCCGCGCGGCGCCTGAGCGAGGCCGGGTGGGCGGTCACGGAGATCGCCGACACCCCGCCGATCCGGGAGGCGTGCGAGCTGCAGCTCCAGCTCTGGCTCGGCGACGGCTACGCGGCGGTCCGGGCCGCGGCCGAGCGGGAGGGGGATCCGGCGGCGATCGGCCTCTTGGAGAGCTTCCGGCCGCGGGCCGAGGCGATGGCGCCCGACGCCATCGCGCGGGCGCTGACGCGGCGCGCGACGCTGGCGCGGGACTGGGCGCTGTTCCTGGCCGAGAACCCCGTGCTGCTGGTCCCGGTCTCGGGGGAGTTGCCCTTCCCGGACGGGCTCGACCGCACCGGCGATGCCGGGATCGCCCGGGCCTTCGAGGCGAACCTGCTGCAGGTCGGGCTGGCGCCGATCGGCGTCCCGGCGCTCACGGTGACGACGGGCCTCGTCGGGCGGACACCCGTCGGCGTGCAGCTGGTCGCCGCCCGCTACCGGGAAGACCTCTGCCTCGCGGCCGGCGCGGCGATCGAGGCCGGCGGCGTGCCGGAGATGCCGGTCGACTCGGCCTGA
- a CDS encoding acetolactate synthase large subunit, whose product MNGAESLVRTLVEGGVEVCFTNPGTSEMHFVAALDRVEGMRCVLFLFEGGATGAADGYARMADKPASTLLHLGPGLANGLANLHNAKKARTPVVNIVGEHATYHREYNAPLTSDIEGLAHPMSSWVRTGMSATEIGSDGAAAIAAARTAPGQVATLILPANTAWDPGAGPAPVPPIHERARAGDDAIAAAVKALQSGEPVLLHLGDRAVRGEGRVIADRIARKTGARLMAMTSNARIDRGAGTVPIERLPYPIDQGIDALKGFRHIILIGATPPVGFFAYPGKPSLLAPEGSTTITLATPEEDQIDALERLAEAVAAPPAEPVAVGPRPKLPTSGPLDQDTIGQVLGALIPEGAVICDESITTGRNFFALTRDAAPHTWLQLSGGSIGLGIPMATGAAVACPDRKVINLQADGSGLYTVQALWTQAREHLDVVTLVWSNRSYAILRAELTNVGALNPGPKALGMLSLDDPAIDWVSLARGFGVAGRRVETLPDFIEAFQNALASKGPHLIEVAL is encoded by the coding sequence ATGAACGGGGCCGAGAGCTTGGTCCGGACCCTCGTGGAGGGCGGGGTCGAGGTCTGCTTCACCAATCCCGGCACCTCCGAGATGCACTTCGTCGCCGCCCTCGACCGGGTCGAGGGCATGCGCTGCGTCCTGTTCCTGTTCGAGGGCGGGGCGACCGGCGCCGCCGACGGGTACGCCCGTATGGCCGACAAGCCGGCCTCGACCCTGCTCCATCTCGGGCCCGGGCTCGCCAACGGGCTGGCCAACCTCCACAACGCCAAGAAGGCGCGCACCCCCGTCGTCAACATCGTCGGTGAGCACGCCACCTACCACCGCGAGTACAACGCGCCGCTCACCTCGGACATCGAGGGGCTGGCCCATCCGATGTCCTCCTGGGTGCGGACCGGCATGAGCGCGACCGAGATCGGCTCCGACGGCGCCGCCGCCATCGCGGCAGCCCGGACCGCCCCGGGACAGGTCGCGACCCTGATCCTGCCGGCCAACACCGCCTGGGATCCCGGCGCCGGCCCCGCGCCGGTGCCGCCGATCCACGAGCGGGCGCGGGCCGGCGACGACGCAATCGCGGCGGCCGTGAAGGCTCTCCAGAGCGGCGAGCCGGTGCTCCTGCATCTCGGCGACCGGGCCGTGCGGGGCGAGGGCCGGGTCATCGCCGATCGGATCGCCCGCAAGACCGGCGCCCGGCTGATGGCGATGACCTCCAACGCCCGGATCGATCGCGGCGCCGGCACCGTGCCGATCGAGCGCCTCCCCTACCCGATCGACCAGGGCATCGACGCCCTGAAGGGCTTCCGCCACATCATCCTGATCGGCGCGACGCCGCCGGTGGGCTTCTTCGCCTACCCGGGCAAGCCGAGCCTCCTGGCGCCGGAGGGCAGCACCACGATCACGCTGGCCACGCCCGAGGAGGACCAGATCGACGCCCTCGAGCGGCTCGCCGAGGCCGTCGCGGCCCCGCCGGCCGAGCCGGTCGCCGTCGGGCCGCGGCCGAAGCTCCCGACCTCCGGTCCCCTCGACCAGGACACGATCGGGCAGGTGCTCGGCGCGCTGATCCCCGAGGGCGCGGTGATCTGCGACGAGTCGATCACCACGGGCCGCAACTTCTTCGCCCTGACCCGGGATGCCGCGCCCCACACCTGGCTCCAGCTCAGCGGCGGCTCGATCGGGCTGGGCATCCCGATGGCGACCGGCGCCGCGGTGGCCTGCCCCGACCGCAAGGTCATCAACCTGCAGGCCGACGGCAGCGGGCTCTACACGGTGCAGGCGCTCTGGACCCAGGCCCGCGAGCACCTCGACGTGGTGACGCTCGTCTGGTCGAACCGCTCCTACGCGATCCTGCGGGCGGAGCTCACCAATGTCGGCGCGCTCAATCCCGGTCCGAAGGCGCTGGGCATGCTCAGCCTCGACGATCCGGCCATCGACTGGGTGAGCCTCGCCCGCGGCTTCGGCGTCGCGGGGCGGCGGGTCGAGACCCTGCCGGACTTCATCGAGGCGTTCCAGAACGCGCTGGCCAGCAAGGGGCCGCACCTCATCGAAGTGGCTCTGTGA
- a CDS encoding metallophosphoesterase family protein yields MTFRLAHLSDPHVGPLGPVRLRQLLGKRATGYANWRRGRSRSHDMTVLEALVTDLKAQEAAHVACTGDLCNIGLPSEWETARTFLEALGSPEAVSFVPGNHDAYVRGSLEGLLAACGRYTGDDSGSWGHFPYLRRRGPLALVGLSSAIPTKPFVATGRLGAAQLAAAETLLRALATEPGRPFRVVMIHHPPQPGGASPGRELKDAAAFTAMIGRAGADLILHGHNHVTSTARIAGPDGRTVPVIGAPSASARADGHGAIASRRASYLLFEIGRADQGFSVTARRRGLDASGTVGDLGTLDLGAPGGA; encoded by the coding sequence TTGACCTTCCGCCTCGCCCATCTCAGCGATCCGCATGTCGGGCCCCTCGGGCCGGTGCGCCTCCGCCAGCTCCTCGGCAAGCGCGCCACCGGCTACGCCAACTGGCGGCGGGGGCGCTCGCGCAGCCACGATATGACCGTGCTGGAGGCCCTGGTCACCGATCTGAAGGCGCAGGAGGCCGCGCACGTCGCCTGCACGGGCGACCTGTGCAACATCGGCCTGCCCAGCGAGTGGGAGACCGCCCGCACCTTCCTGGAAGCCCTCGGATCCCCCGAAGCGGTGAGCTTCGTGCCGGGCAACCACGACGCCTATGTCCGCGGCTCCCTGGAAGGCCTGCTCGCCGCCTGCGGCCGATACACGGGGGACGATTCGGGCTCCTGGGGCCACTTCCCGTACCTGCGGCGCCGCGGCCCGCTGGCCCTGGTCGGCCTGTCCAGCGCGATCCCGACGAAGCCCTTCGTGGCGACCGGCCGCCTCGGCGCGGCGCAGCTCGCCGCGGCCGAGACCCTGCTCCGCGCCCTGGCCACCGAGCCCGGTCGGCCGTTCCGTGTGGTGATGATCCACCATCCGCCGCAGCCCGGCGGCGCCTCACCGGGGCGCGAGCTCAAGGACGCGGCGGCGTTCACCGCGATGATCGGGCGAGCCGGCGCGGACCTGATCCTGCACGGTCACAATCACGTCACCAGCACCGCCCGGATCGCGGGGCCGGACGGGCGGACCGTCCCGGTCATCGGAGCTCCCTCCGCCTCGGCGCGCGCGGACGGTCATGGCGCGATCGCGTCGCGCCGGGCCTCCTACCTGCTGTTCGAGATCGGCCGGGCGGACCAGGGGTTCTCGGTCACGGCCCGTCGGCGGGGCCTCGACGCGTCGGGCACCGTGGGCGATCTCGGCACGCTCGACCTCGGCGCGCCGGGCGGAGCCTGA
- a CDS encoding M20/M25/M40 family metallo-hydrolase: MIPDLSFDAREILATLQPWVLCESPTHDAAAVNRMMGVAARDLALLGATVETIPGRMGLSDCVRARFPHRERDAPGILVLGHLDTVHPVGTLGSLPWRIEGDRAYGPGILDMKGGNVIALAAIRALAAAGIETPLPVTVLFTGDEEVGSPSTRDLIEAEAARHAVVLVPEPGQPENGVVTGRYAIARFDLEALGRPSHAGASPHEGRSAIRAMARKILAIDALSDADCTVSTGIVSGGQWVNCVPTVCRGQALSMAKRQADLDRGVERMLALSGEEDGVRFTVTRGVTRPVWEPDAGCMALYEQARALSEALGQPLPHRSAGGGSDGNFTGANGVPTLDGLGPLGQGYHTLEEHVLIETLPQRARLFAALLANLGAAGRP, from the coding sequence ATGATCCCGGACCTGTCCTTCGACGCGCGCGAGATCCTCGCGACCCTGCAGCCCTGGGTGCTGTGCGAGAGCCCCACCCACGACGCGGCGGCGGTCAATCGCATGATGGGCGTCGCCGCCCGCGACCTCGCGCTTCTCGGGGCGACCGTCGAGACGATCCCGGGCCGCATGGGCCTGAGCGACTGCGTCCGCGCCCGGTTCCCGCACCGGGAGCGCGACGCGCCCGGCATCCTGGTGCTCGGCCACCTCGACACGGTGCATCCGGTCGGCACCCTCGGCAGCCTGCCGTGGCGGATCGAGGGCGACCGCGCCTACGGTCCCGGCATCCTCGACATGAAGGGCGGCAACGTCATCGCGCTCGCGGCGATCCGCGCCCTGGCGGCGGCCGGGATCGAGACGCCGCTGCCGGTGACCGTCCTGTTCACCGGCGACGAGGAGGTCGGCAGCCCCTCCACCCGCGACCTGATCGAGGCGGAGGCCGCCCGCCACGCCGTCGTGCTGGTGCCCGAACCCGGCCAGCCCGAGAACGGGGTCGTCACCGGCCGCTACGCCATCGCCCGCTTCGACCTCGAGGCCCTGGGCCGCCCGAGCCACGCCGGCGCCTCGCCTCACGAGGGGCGCTCGGCGATCCGCGCGATGGCGCGGAAGATCCTCGCCATCGACGCGCTGTCGGATGCCGACTGCACCGTCTCGACCGGGATCGTCTCGGGCGGGCAGTGGGTGAACTGCGTTCCCACCGTCTGCCGCGGGCAGGCGCTCAGCATGGCCAAGCGCCAGGCCGACCTCGACCGCGGCGTCGAGCGGATGCTGGCCCTGTCGGGCGAGGAGGACGGCGTCCGCTTCACCGTGACCCGCGGCGTGACCCGGCCGGTCTGGGAGCCGGATGCCGGCTGCATGGCGCTCTACGAGCAGGCGCGTGCGCTGAGCGAGGCGCTCGGCCAGCCCCTGCCCCATCGCAGCGCCGGCGGCGGCTCGGACGGCAACTTCACCGGCGCCAACGGCGTCCCGACCCTCGACGGGCTCGGACCGCTGGGCCAGGGCTACCACACCCTGGAGGAGCACGTGCTGATCGAGACCCTGCCGCAGCGGGCCCGGCTCTTCGCGGCCCTGCTCGCCAACCTCGGCGCCGCCGGCCGGCCCTGA
- a CDS encoding M81 family metallopeptidase: protein MKIFIAGLATETNTFAPLPTGRSAFHADYARRDGSRNTPSLSNIGLKAWRALAEADGHTVVESLSTFAQPGGITLRAVYEELRDALLADLEAAMPVDAVLLFMHGAMVAEGYDDCEGDTLERVRAIVGPEATIGVELDLHCHLTETMRASADVIVIYKEYPHTDIVDRARDLYPLVVRTVAKEIRPVMAYADCRIVNMWRTSREPVAGFVRRMEALEGRDGILSVSFGHGFPWGDVADVGAKMLVVADGDAARAQALADELAGAVWAMREEAASHCDTIDAAIDRALASGDPRPMVLADFADNAGAGAPSDNTAILARLAERGIADVALGLIWDPGAVGICHEAGLGATFTLRIGGKCGVTSGNPVDLRVTVRGLSDDHSQTGLSGGRAQLGPAAWVEADGIHVVLTHKRQQAFAPDAFTGLGLSLDDKRIVVVKSMQHFYAAFAPIASEVRYVAAPGAVPPDYGAIPYTKRSGLYWPRVADPFAEENAR, encoded by the coding sequence TTGAAGATCTTCATCGCCGGCCTCGCCACCGAGACCAACACCTTCGCGCCGCTGCCCACCGGACGGTCGGCGTTCCACGCCGACTACGCCCGCCGGGACGGCAGCCGGAACACGCCGAGCCTCAGCAATATCGGCCTCAAGGCCTGGCGCGCGCTGGCCGAGGCGGACGGGCACACCGTCGTCGAGAGCCTCTCGACCTTCGCGCAGCCCGGCGGGATCACCCTGCGCGCCGTCTACGAGGAGCTGCGCGACGCCCTGCTGGCGGATCTGGAGGCCGCGATGCCGGTCGACGCGGTGCTGCTGTTCATGCACGGGGCCATGGTGGCCGAGGGGTACGACGACTGCGAGGGCGACACCCTGGAGCGGGTCCGCGCCATCGTGGGGCCGGAGGCCACGATCGGCGTCGAGCTCGACCTCCACTGCCACCTCACCGAGACGATGCGGGCCAGCGCAGACGTCATCGTGATCTACAAGGAATACCCCCACACCGACATCGTCGACCGCGCCCGCGACCTGTACCCCCTGGTCGTCCGGACCGTGGCGAAGGAGATCCGGCCGGTGATGGCCTACGCCGACTGCCGGATCGTCAACATGTGGCGCACCAGTCGCGAGCCGGTCGCGGGCTTCGTTCGCCGCATGGAGGCGCTGGAGGGGCGCGACGGCATCCTGTCGGTCTCCTTCGGGCACGGCTTCCCCTGGGGCGACGTGGCCGACGTCGGCGCCAAGATGCTGGTCGTGGCCGACGGCGATGCCGCCAGGGCGCAGGCGCTGGCCGACGAGCTGGCCGGCGCCGTCTGGGCGATGCGCGAGGAGGCGGCGAGCCACTGCGACACGATCGACGCGGCCATCGACCGGGCGCTCGCCTCCGGCGACCCGCGCCCGATGGTGCTCGCCGACTTCGCCGACAATGCCGGCGCGGGCGCACCCTCCGACAACACCGCGATCCTCGCCCGCCTCGCCGAGCGGGGCATCGCGGACGTGGCGCTCGGCCTGATCTGGGATCCCGGCGCGGTCGGCATCTGCCACGAGGCCGGCCTCGGGGCGACCTTCACCCTCCGGATCGGCGGCAAGTGCGGCGTGACCTCCGGGAACCCGGTGGACCTGCGCGTCACGGTCCGCGGCCTGTCGGACGACCACAGCCAGACCGGCCTCAGCGGCGGCCGGGCCCAACTCGGCCCCGCGGCCTGGGTGGAGGCGGACGGGATCCACGTGGTGCTGACCCACAAGCGCCAGCAGGCCTTCGCGCCCGACGCGTTCACGGGCCTCGGCCTGAGCCTCGACGACAAGCGGATCGTCGTGGTGAAGTCGATGCAGCACTTCTACGCCGCCTTCGCGCCGATCGCGAGCGAGGTCCGCTACGTCGCGGCGCCCGGCGCCGTCCCGCCGGATTACGGCGCGATCCCCTACACCAAGCGGTCCGGCCTCTACTGGCCGCGCGTCGCCGATCCGTTCGCCGAGGAGAACGCCCGATGA
- a CDS encoding penicillin acylase family protein produces the protein MSGTAYALPGLDGPAEIRVDRWGLAHIRAGTALDAFRAQGFNAARDRLWQLDLWRKRGLGLLAADFGPGYLAQDRAARLFLYRGDMAAEWAAYGPQDTRAIVTAFVAGINAYVALTESRPDLRPPEFAVTDTRPAPWQPEDVVRIRSHALIRNVLSEVARARVLARGRSPADGLAVDDLRKRISPPHEPFVPDGLDAVDWPDDLLDAFRLATATVGFDPDRMAATRAEAWDWSKVDAHGTVTRGPRGAAKEPAEGSNNWVVGPSRTATGRPILASDPHRVYLQPSLRYAVHLTAPGLDVIGAGEPALPGISIGHNGHAAFSLTIAPIDQEDLFVCATDSADPDRYRSGDGWERIARVAERIPVRGGPDETVILGFTRHGPVLREERGRAFALRTVWSEPGAAAYLGSLAYLGATTPEGFGEALRHWSAPSVNQLYADASGRIAWFMAGKAPVRPGHDGLLPAPGDGRYDWAGFHDPAALPRSVDPEAGWLATANEMNLPPDYPAEDRRVGFEWAEPWRARRIRAVLGGQDRHSLADSRALQGDVVSEPARRLADLMRALPAADDPDAAAAQALLAAFDGALHHGSAAAALIEVVWVRHLRPALVAALVPDAGTRRLLPPGDTQSLIERLETGLDPATRASLLTDALGAGLRTCRERMGADAAGWSWGRLHHALFAHPLTALAPGSGWDVGPLPVGGAAASVMHAEYRTDTFRLTHGASFRMVVDVGDWDRSVFINVPGQSGDPGSPHYADLAPVWGRQDYVPMLYGRAAVDAATETVITLTPSPA, from the coding sequence GTGAGCGGGACGGCCTACGCCCTCCCCGGCCTCGACGGGCCGGCGGAGATCCGCGTCGACCGCTGGGGGCTGGCGCATATCCGCGCCGGCACCGCGCTCGACGCGTTCCGCGCGCAGGGGTTCAACGCCGCCCGGGACCGGCTCTGGCAGCTCGACCTCTGGCGCAAGCGCGGCCTCGGCCTGCTGGCGGCGGATTTCGGACCCGGCTACCTAGCCCAGGACCGGGCCGCCCGGCTGTTCCTCTACCGCGGCGACATGGCGGCCGAGTGGGCGGCCTACGGGCCGCAGGACACGCGGGCGATCGTCACCGCCTTCGTGGCGGGGATCAACGCCTACGTCGCCCTCACCGAGTCGCGGCCCGACCTGCGCCCGCCGGAATTCGCCGTGACGGACACGCGCCCGGCCCCGTGGCAGCCGGAAGACGTGGTGCGCATCCGCAGCCACGCGCTGATCCGCAACGTCCTCTCCGAGGTCGCCCGCGCGCGGGTGCTCGCCCGGGGCCGGAGCCCGGCGGACGGGCTCGCCGTCGACGACCTGCGCAAGCGGATCAGCCCGCCGCACGAGCCTTTCGTCCCGGACGGGCTCGACGCCGTCGACTGGCCGGACGACCTCCTCGACGCCTTCAGGCTGGCCACGGCGACGGTGGGGTTCGACCCGGACCGGATGGCGGCGACGCGCGCCGAGGCCTGGGACTGGTCGAAGGTGGACGCGCACGGAACCGTCACGCGCGGCCCCCGCGGCGCGGCGAAGGAGCCGGCCGAGGGATCGAACAACTGGGTGGTCGGGCCGTCCCGCACCGCTACCGGCCGGCCGATCCTCGCGAGCGACCCGCACCGGGTCTACCTGCAGCCCTCGCTGCGCTACGCCGTCCACCTGACCGCGCCGGGGCTCGACGTCATCGGGGCCGGCGAGCCGGCCCTGCCCGGCATCTCCATCGGTCATAACGGCCACGCCGCCTTCAGCCTCACGATCGCGCCGATCGATCAGGAGGACCTGTTCGTCTGCGCGACCGACTCGGCCGATCCCGACCGCTACCGCTCCGGCGACGGCTGGGAGCGGATCGCGCGCGTCGCCGAGCGGATCCCGGTGCGCGGCGGCCCGGACGAGACCGTGATCCTCGGCTTCACCCGGCACGGGCCGGTCCTCCGCGAGGAGAGGGGCCGCGCCTTCGCGCTGCGGACCGTCTGGTCGGAGCCCGGCGCTGCCGCCTATCTCGGCAGCCTCGCCTATCTCGGCGCCACGACGCCCGAGGGCTTCGGCGAGGCCCTGCGCCACTGGTCGGCGCCCTCGGTGAACCAGCTCTACGCCGACGCGTCGGGGCGGATCGCGTGGTTCATGGCCGGCAAGGCGCCGGTGCGGCCCGGCCACGACGGGTTGCTGCCGGCGCCGGGCGACGGCCGCTACGACTGGGCCGGCTTCCACGATCCCGCCGCCCTGCCTCGAAGCGTCGATCCGGAAGCGGGCTGGCTCGCCACCGCCAACGAGATGAACCTGCCGCCGGACTATCCCGCGGAGGACCGGAGGGTCGGGTTCGAGTGGGCCGAGCCCTGGCGCGCCCGCCGCATCCGGGCGGTCCTCGGCGGGCAGGACCGGCACAGCCTCGCGGATTCGCGGGCGCTCCAGGGCGACGTGGTCTCCGAGCCGGCCCGGCGGCTGGCCGACCTGATGCGCGCCCTGCCGGCGGCGGACGATCCCGACGCCGCCGCGGCCCAGGCCCTGCTGGCCGCGTTCGACGGCGCGCTGCACCACGGCTCCGCGGCGGCCGCCCTCATCGAGGTGGTCTGGGTGCGGCACCTCCGCCCGGCCCTGGTCGCGGCGCTCGTGCCCGATGCCGGGACACGCCGCCTCCTCCCGCCCGGCGACACGCAGAGCCTGATCGAGCGGCTGGAGACCGGTCTCGACCCGGCGACCCGCGCGTCCCTGCTCACCGACGCCCTCGGCGCCGGCCTTCGCACCTGCCGGGAGCGGATGGGCGCCGATGCGGCGGGCTGGTCCTGGGGCCGCCTGCACCACGCGCTGTTCGCGCACCCGCTGACGGCCCTGGCGCCCGGATCCGGCTGGGACGTCGGCCCGCTGCCCGTGGGCGGTGCCGCGGCATCGGTCATGCACGCGGAGTACCGGACCGACACGTTCCGGCTCACCCACGGCGCCTCGTTCCGCATGGTCGTGGACGTGGGGGACTGGGACCGCTCGGTCTTCATCAACGTGCCGGGCCAGTCGGGGGACCCGGGCAGTCCGCACTACGCCGACCTGGCCCCGGTCTGGGGGCGCCAGGACTACGTGCCGATGCTCTACGGCCGCGCGGCCGTGGACGCGGCGACCGAGACGGTCATCACGCTGACCCCGAGCCCCGCCTGA